From Skermanella rosea, one genomic window encodes:
- a CDS encoding HNH endonuclease, translating to MGKAIICPECGNDFIRKPRSPAQYCSVVCKFWSLVDRSGGPDACWPWMGWKGPLGYGSVPDNLADGKRTSAHRRAYFLHYGVDPGKLSVCHRCDNPSCANPAHLWLGTHQQNLMDGVQKGRISVAAPGAANFRSKLDEAQVRAILKSPEPGIALARRFGVSRSAISLIRTRVTWRHVWQAIEAEVAQHQAPLRVRESCRDSPRAG from the coding sequence ATGGGAAAGGCGATTATCTGCCCAGAATGCGGCAATGACTTTATCAGAAAGCCACGATCACCGGCGCAATACTGCTCAGTTGTGTGCAAGTTCTGGTCGCTGGTCGATCGCAGCGGCGGGCCTGATGCCTGCTGGCCCTGGATGGGATGGAAGGGGCCGCTGGGGTACGGGTCGGTCCCGGATAACCTCGCCGATGGCAAGCGGACGAGCGCGCATCGCCGAGCGTATTTCCTGCATTACGGCGTCGATCCGGGAAAGCTCTCGGTCTGCCACCGCTGCGACAACCCGAGCTGCGCGAACCCTGCCCACCTCTGGCTCGGGACTCACCAGCAGAACCTGATGGACGGCGTTCAGAAGGGGCGGATCTCGGTGGCGGCGCCAGGGGCGGCGAACTTCAGATCCAAGCTCGACGAGGCCCAGGTCCGCGCGATCCTGAAATCGCCTGAGCCAGGGATCGCCCTGGCGCGCCGCTTCGGTGTGTCGAGATCCGCCATCAGCCTGATCCGAACGCGCGTAACGTGGCGGCACGTCTGGCAGGCGATCGAGGCGGAAGTCGCGCAGCACCAGGCCCCGCTGCGTGTGCGGGAAAGCTGTCGGGATAGCCCCCGCGCCGGTTAG
- a CDS encoding helix-turn-helix domain-containing protein yields MITKYQVRMARIALGWGVRDLGQKSGLATGTIARVEAGKESMAGSLRKIRQTLEDAGIDFPDEFTVSCRRMLDRVETEAHP; encoded by the coding sequence ATGATTACGAAATATCAGGTAAGGATGGCTCGGATCGCGCTGGGCTGGGGCGTGCGCGATCTCGGCCAGAAAAGCGGCCTTGCGACAGGTACGATTGCGCGGGTCGAGGCGGGCAAAGAGTCGATGGCCGGAAGTCTGCGAAAGATCCGACAGACGCTGGAAGATGCGGGGATCGATTTCCCGGACGAATTTACGGTGTCGTGTCGTCGGATGCTCGATCGCGTCGAGACGGAGGCGCATCCGTGA